TTGAACTCGGACCGGTACGTGGCGGAGAGCTTCACACCATCGATATTCAGGTCACTGATTTTCCAGGAGCCATTATGCGGGACGAGAATGTAGTCTACAGGGATATCACCATCGTCGGCTTTCACCAGAGCCTGGACGATGGCCCTGTCCCCCTCGATGCGCTCCCCGACATAGCGCTGTTCCACCCCCGCGTGGGTGGACAGCCTCCACAAATGGGACCGCTCCATGAGACCTCGGAACAGCCGGACGAATTCCGTCCGTTCCTGTGCCGAGAGCTGCTGCCAGTGCTGACCCAAGGCCAGTCGCGCCATCTCCTGGAAACTAAAGCGGTTCCCGAAGACTCGAGAGATTTCAAGGGCCTGCTCAGGCGTAAGCTCTGTCCCCGAATCCTGTATGACCAGGGTATTCTTGACCTCGAGGATGGTGCCCTGGACCCAGTCAGTAGGAGAGCCCGCCACGGCGAGGCCAGGAAGGGCAATGCAAGTGGCGAGAACAGCGAATCGGAATGCCAACGTATTGATTTTCACAGCTGTTGCCTCCGCTCAAGCTTCTCAATTAGCCGGGGGGTCACAAGAATATATGCTTTGAGTGGTGCAACGGGCATGCCAGGTCGAACAGACCGAATTAGGCAGTAAATCGAGCGGTTAGGCGAGAGGTCCTCGTGGAGGGCTGGACGAAAATAGAGCTATTGGCAAACTCTCCCGCATGGGCCTAGCGGAATGTCACGGTGGATTCTCGCAAAGTCTCAACCCTCGGTTAACATGGGCTTCCCCACCACCCTGGCAAGGTTCCAAAACCCATGGGGGGGTCTTCACCTTACCAGTCCAGGCCTGCTACGGAGAAAGGCAAGCTCCTAACACGGGAGCTTTTCGCCGTTCTTCTGGCAGGTAATCCCCTGTTCGGCCAGGGCCCGATTTAGTGCGGAGTTGAACTCGGCAAAGAATGCCGCCCTCGATTGCGGGGAGGCGTCTCCCTGGTCGACCAGTATCCACTGTGCCTCACGCAGGGTTGTACGGGCCTGTTCAGGATTGAGCACGCCCGCATCCACCCAGCTGGCGAGCCGGCGCTTGACCTCGAGCAACCACTCATAGCCGAGGGGGATCGGTTTACGTAGCACAACTTCCCAGGTCTCGCGAAAATCGGCTTCAGCCCGCTCTGCCCGCTCCTCTGCCGGGATTCCGCAGGGGGCTCGGCTGGATACATACTCCTCCAACATGCCGCCCCCCTTCTGCTGGTAGCTGTCAGGGAGGACCACCCCCCGGCGGAGACACAACTCAGTGGTCTGATGACGCCGGGTAACCTGGCGCTCGGCGAGGGAGCGTCGGAACTCGGCCCGCACCGCGTCCTCCGGGTCGGGTTGCCCGGTGCCTGCGCACGCGGCCATGAGGAGACCAATCCCACTAAGGCACACGGCTATTCGGAGCTGCCACATCTTCGTCCCTCCTTCGAGAATTACGGTCAGCCATCGGGTGCGGTCAAACAATTAGCAAAAGTTGCGCCAATGCCACCCTCCTCCACTGGATTTCGGGTGATCTGCACGGTTCCTGACCCACTAGGGACCCCCCAGACAGGTTACGAATTGCTCGGAGCCATTGTCCGTACTGCCCCAACATTGCAAGCTTAGCCCTCCCACGTAGACAGAGTATGTCAGGCCCCGGGGCACCATAAAGTATCTGGAACAAAATCTGCATAAGACCTCTTCGGATAACGGATAAGGAGGACACCGCCATGAATCTGGAGATCTCGCTACGAGTAAAGGGGCTGGACCGTGCCAAAGAGGGATCGAGCAACGCACTCGAGAGACTGGTGAAGATTCTGCAAGGATCACATGGCGTCCTCGCTGTCCACTCTGATTTGGAAAGCCACCACCTCACCGTGCGGTATGATCCCAACTGGCTCACGATCCTCCGCATCCTGAATCGAATCGAATCCGCCGGGCGACAGAGAGGTCTTGCTTATCGAGCCACCGACGTTCGGAATATCCTCAAAAGCTCCACCCCATCCCGCAGCCAGCGAAGTTCGTCAGACCGAACCCCCGCAGTAGAGACAGCACATCTCAGCGCTTTCTGAATGGTCCTCAGTCCCCTGGTCTTCAATACGGCCAAGGGATGAAAATTGGGTAGTCGCATACTACCTCGGGTAAACGATCCGGTAGATCACACCCGCTCGATCATCCGAGACCAAGAGCGCACCGTCGGGCATGACCAGCACATC
This DNA window, taken from Candidatus Methylomirabilota bacterium, encodes the following:
- a CDS encoding ABC transporter substrate-binding protein, coding for MKINTLAFRFAVLATCIALPGLAVAGSPTDWVQGTILEVKNTLVIQDSGTELTPEQALEISRVFGNRFSFQEMARLALGQHWQQLSAQERTEFVRLFRGLMERSHLWRLSTHAGVEQRYVGERIEGDRAIVQALVKADDGDIPVDYILVPHNGSWKISDLNIDGVKLSATYRSEFNRVISKSSYKELVRKMSVKLEEVTMEARSQR
- a CDS encoding heavy-metal-associated domain-containing protein, whose translation is MNLEISLRVKGLDRAKEGSSNALERLVKILQGSHGVLAVHSDLESHHLTVRYDPNWLTILRILNRIESAGRQRGLAYRATDVRNILKSSTPSRSQRSSSDRTPAVETAHLSAF